A genomic window from Amia ocellicauda isolate fAmiCal2 chromosome 15, fAmiCal2.hap1, whole genome shotgun sequence includes:
- the tap2a gene encoding antigen peptide transporter 2a, which produces MSPAQPLLMLRSVPVWGAALGSDLAVCVALQGVAAVLLPPPRSPFGWQSPARLWLLALARLAALQCVWGGRPVLRRCLATLALLAPLYESGRLALLGRPVESWSGALPDARLAALALAATAAACLFWELSLPSGPAGGSGQHRARVLFMRVVRYSRPDALYLGGAFLFLTVAVMCEMFIPYYTGQVIDILGSRYQQSSFHWAILCMGLFSVGSSLAAGLRGGLFMYTVSRLNKRVRLMLFQSLVKQDIGFFEVTKTGELTSRLSADTMLMSHSIAMNVNVLLRSVVKTLGVLALMLSLSWRMTLVTFIETPLLAVLQKIYNSYYERLAREVQDSVARANEAAGEAVSSIRTVRSFNTERSEARRYLSRLQHTHLLRTRRDCVRALYLLLRRMVSMGVKVMMLFYGRQLIQAGHMTTGHLVSFILYQKDMATHIRTLVYIYSNMLNSVGAAAKVFEYLDREPQVRCDGRLQPPALRGHVQFSNVTFCYPSRPDCPALKGVSLELWPGQVTALVGPSGGGKSTCVSLLERFYQPQEGQILLDGQLLDSYEHQYLHHKISMVGQEPVLFSGSIRDNISYGVPDCALDRVRNAADRANAHSFINTLERGYDTDVGERGGQLSGGQKQCIAIARALIRDPQILILDEATSCLDTDSEQVIQKALSSCVSQTVLLVAHRLKTVEKADQIILIDSGGVKERGSHQELMDMRGDYYRLRERLFAEDTEQSAHRVLESVPESLQRVQSSAVQSSPVHSSPAQPSVLQYSSLQCFPPHWSPVHFTDIQSSPDQSSPAQWSPVQFTDIQSSPAVMSPAQPLLMLRSVPVWGAALGSDLAVCVALQGVAAVLLPPPRSPFGWQSPARLWLLALARLAALQCVWGGRPVLRRCLATLALLAPLYESGRLALLGRPVESWSGALPDARLAALALAATAAACLFWELSLPSGPARGSGQHRARVLFMRVVRFALHDAWLLLGAFLFLTVAVMCEMFIPYYTGQVIDILGSQYQQSSFHWAILCMGLFSVGSSMAAGCRGGLFMCTISSFTRRMKLQLFRALLGQEIGFFEATKTGDITSRLATDTALMGRAVALNVNVLLRTLIRTAGMLALMVGLSWKLTLLVLMETPVTALMQNVYDTYYQRLAREVQDSVARANEAAGEAVSSIRTVRSFNTERSEARRYLSRLQHTHLLRTRRDCIRALYLLLRRLTSMAMQVAMLYYGRLFIQSGQMSAGNLVSFILYQMDLGDNIRTLIYIFGDMLNSVGAAAKVFEYLDREPQVCCDGCLQPPALRGHVQFSNVSFCYPSRPDCPALKGVSLELRPGQVTALVGPSGGGKSTCVSLLERFYQPQEGQILLDGQPLDSYEHQYLHRKISMVGQEPVLFSGSIRDNISYGVPDCALDRVRKAAERANAHGFINTLERGYDTDVGERGGQLSGGQKQCIAIARALIRDPQILILDEATSCLDTDSEQVIQKALSSCVSQTVLLVAHRLKTVEKADQIILIDSGGVKERGSHQELMDLRGHYYRLRERLFAEDTEQSAH; this is translated from the exons ATGAGCCCGGCCCAGCCACTGCTGATGCTGCGCAGTGTCCCCGTGTGGGGGGCGGCGCTGGGCAGTGACCTGGCCGTGTGTGTGGCGCTGCAGGGGGTGGCAGCCGTGCTGCTGCCCCCGCCCCGGAGCCCCTTCGGCTGGCAGAGCCCGGCGCGGCTGTGGCTGCTGGCGCTGGCGCGGCTGGCGGCGCTGCAGTGCGTGTGGGGGGGGCGGCCGGTGCTGCGCCGCTGCCTGGCCACGCTGGCCCTGCTGGCCCCGCTGTACGAGAGCGGCCGGCTGGCGCTGCTGGGGCGGCCGGTGGAGAGCTGGAGCGGCGCACTGCCCGACGCCCGCCTCGCCGCCCTGGCCCTCGCCGCCACCGCCGCCGCCTGCCTGTTCTGGGAGCTCAGCCTCCCCAGCGGCCCGGCGGGGGGCAGCGGGCAGCACCGGGCCAGAGTGCTGTTCATGAGGGTGGTGCGCTACTCCCGACCCGATGCGCTCTACCTGGGGGGCGCCTTCCTCTTCCTCACGGTGGCTGTGATGT GTGAGATGTTCATTCCCTACTACACTGGGCAGGTGATCGATATCTTGGGTTCCCGGTACCAACAGAGCAGCTTCCACTGGGCCATCCTGTGCATGGGGCTGTTCTCTGTGGGCAG ctCCCTGGCGGCAGGCCTGCGGGGGGGGCTGTTCATGTACACAGTGTCCCGGCTCAATAAGAGGGTGCGGCTCATGCTGTTCCAGTCTCTGGTCAAACAGGACATCGGCTTCTTCGAGGTCACCaagacag GGGAGCTGACGTCCCGCCTGTCTGCCGACACAATGCTGATGAGCCACTCGATTGCCATGAATGTGAACGTGCTGCTGCGCAGCGTGGTGAAGACGCTGGGGGTGCTGGCGCTGATGCTCAGCCTGTCCTGGAGGATGACACTGGTCACCTTCATCGAGACACCGCTGCTCGCGGTGCTGCAGAAGATATACAACTCCTACTACGAG CGGCTGGCGCGGGAGGTGCAGGACTCGGTGGCACGGGCGAACGAGGCTGCGGGGGAGGCGGTGTCATCCATCAGGACGGTGCGCAGCTTCAACACAGAGCGCAGCGAAGCCAGACGCTACCTGAGCCgcctgcagcacacacacctgctGAGGACGCGCAGGGACTGCGTCAGGGCCCTGTACCTGCTGCTGAGAAGG atGGTGTCGATGGGCGTGAAGGTAATGATGCTGTTCTATGGACGCCAGCTCATCCAGGCTGGTCACATGACCACAGGACACTTGGTCTCCTTCATCCTGTACCAGAAGGACATGGCCACCCACATCAGG ACCCTGGTGTACATCTACTCCAACATGCTGAACTCGGTGGGCGCGGCAGCCAAGGTGTTTGAGTACCTGGACAGGGAGCCACAGGTGCGCTGTGACGGTCGCCTGCAGCCGCCCGCTCTGAGAGGACATGTCCAGTTCAGCAACGTCACCTTCTGCTACCCCAGCCGCCCGGACTGCCCTGCCCTAAAG GGCGTGTCTCTGGAGCTGTGGCCGGGTCAGGTGACAGCCCTGGTCGGCCCCTCAGGAGGGGGTAAGAGcacctgtgtgtctctgctggAGAGATTCTACCAGCCCCAGGAGGGACAAATCCTGCTGGATGGACAGCTGCTGGACAGTTACGAGCACCAGTACCTGCACCACAAG atcTCCATGGTTGGTCAGGAGCCGGTGTTGTTCTCTGGCTCCATCAGGGACAACATCTCCTATGGAGTCCCAGACTGTGCCCTGGACAGAGTGCGCAACGCAGCGGATAGGGCCAATGCACACAGCTTCATCAACACACTGGAGAGGGGCTATGATACag ATGTGGGTGAGCGCGGAGGCCAGCTCTCTGGGGGTCAGAAGCAGTGCATCGCCATAGCTAGAGCCCTGATCAGAGACCCACAGATCCTCATCCTGGACGAGGCCACCAGCTGCCTGGACACGGACAGCGAGCAAGTG aTCCAGAAGGCCCTGTCCAGCTGTGTCTCTCAGACGGTGCTGCTCGTGGCTCACAGGCTGAAGACAGTGGAGAAGGCTGATCAGATCATCCTGATTGACAGCGGGGGGGTGAAGGAGCGAGGCTCTCACCAGGAGCTGATGGACATGAGAGGGGACTACtacagactgagagagaggcTGTTCGCTGAGGACACTGAGCAGAGcgcacac CGTGTTCTCGAGAGCGTCCCAGAGTCACTGCagagagtccagtccagtgcagtccagtccagtccagttcacAGCAGCCCAGCTCAGCCCAGTgtactacagtacagttcactGCAGTGCTTCCCACCCCACTGGAGTCCAGTCCATTTCACTGatatccagtccagtccagaccaatccagtccagcccagtggagtccagtccagttcacTGATATCCAGTCCAGCCCCGCGGTGATGAGCCCGGCCCAGCCACTGCTGATGCTGCGCAGTGTCCCCGTGTGGGGGGCGGCGCTGGGCAGTGACCTGGCCGTGTGTGTGGCGCTGCAGGGGGTGGCAGCCGTGCTGCTGCCCCCGCCCCGGAGCCCCTTCGGCTGGCAGAGCCCGGCGCGGCTGTGGCTGCTGGCGCTGGCGCGGCTGGCGGCGCTGCAGTGCGTGTGGGGGGGGCGGCCGGTGCTGCGCCGCTGCCTGGCCACGCTGGCCCTGCTGGCCCCGCTGTACGAGAGCGGCCGGCTGGCGCTGCTGGGGCGGCCGGTGGAGAGCTGGAGCGGCGCACTGCCCGACGCCCGCCTCGCCGCCCTGGCCCTCGCCGCCACCGCCGCCGCCTGCCTGTTCTGGGAGCTCAGCCTCCCCAGCGGCCCGGCGAGGGGTAGCGGGCAGCACCGGGCCAGAGTGCTGTTCATGAGGGTGGTGCGCTTCGCCCTGCACGATGCCTGGCTGCTGCTGGGAGCCTTCCTCTTCCTCACTGTCGCTGTGATGT GTGAGATGTTCATTCCCTACTACACTGGGCAGGTGATCGATATCTTGGGCTCCCAGTATCAACAGAGCAGCTTCCACTGGGCCATCCTGTGCATGGGGCTGTTCTCTGTGGGCAG CTCCATGGCCGCTGGCTGTCGCGGGGGTCTGTTCATGTGCACCATCTCGAGCTTCACTCGCCGCATGAAGCTGCAGCTGTTCAGAGCGCTGCTGGGCCAGGAGATCGGCTTCTTCGAGGCGACCAAGACAG GCGACATCACGTCCCGGCTGGCCACGGACACGGCTCTGATGGGCCGCGCGGTGGCGCTGAACGTCAACGTGCTCCTGCGCACGCTGATCCGCACGGCCGGCATGCTGGCACTCATGGTGGGCCTGTCCTGGAAGCTCACGCTGCTGGTGCTGATGGAGACGCCCGTCACTGCGCTGATGCAGAACGTGTACGACACCTACTACCAG CGGCTGGCACGGGAGGTGCAGGACTCGGTGGCGCGGGCGAACGAGGCGGCAGGGGAGGCGGTGTCATCCATCAGGACGGTGCGCAGCTTCAACACAGAACGCAGCGAAGCCAGACGCTACCTGAGCCgcctgcagcacacacacctgctGAGGACACGCAGGGACTGCATCAGGGCCCTGTACCTGCTGCTGAGAAGG TTGACCTCGATGGCGATGCAGGTGGCCATGCTATATTACGGTCGTCTCTTCATCCAGAGTGGCCAGATGAGCGCCGGCAACCTGGTGTCCTTCATCCTCTATCAGATGGACCTGGGAGACAACATCCGG ACCCTGATTTACATCTTCGGGGACATGCTGAACTCGGTGGGCGCGGCGGCCAAGGTGTTTGAGTACCTGGACAGAGAACCGCAGGTGTGCTGTGACGGCTGCCTGCAGCCGCCCGCTCTGAGAGGACACGTCCAGTTCAGCAACGTCTCCTTCTGCTACCCCAGCCGCCCGGACTGCCCTGCCCTAAAG GGCGTGTCTCTGGAGCTGCGGCCAGGTCAGGTGACAGCCCTGGTGGGCCCCTCAGGAGGGGGGAAGAGCACATGTGTGTCTCTGCTGGAGAGATTCTACCAGCCCCAGGAGGGACAAATCCTGCTGGACGGACAGCCGCTGGACAGCTACGAGCACCAGTACCTGCACCGTAAG atcTCCATGGTTGGTCAGGAGCCGGTGTTGTTCTCTGGCTCCATCAGGGACAACATCTCCTACGGAGTCCCAGACTGTGCCCTGGACAGAGTGCGCAAAGCAGCGGAGAGGGCCAACGCACACGGCTTCATCAACACACTGGAGAGGGGCTACGACACag ATGTGGGTGAGCGCGGAGGCCAGCTCTCTGGGGGTCAGAAGCAGTGCATCGCCATCGCCAGGGCCCTGATCAGAGACCCGCAGATCCTCATCCTGGACGAGGCCACCAGCTGCCTGGACACGGACAGCGAGCAAGTG aTCCAGAAGGCCCTGTCCAGCTGTGTCTCTCAGACGGTGCTGCTCGTGGCTCACAGGCTGAAGACGGTGGAGAAGGCGGATCAGATCATCCTGATTGACAGCGGGGGGGTGAAGGAGCGAGGCTCTCACCAGGAGCTGATGGACCTGAGAGGGCACTACTACAGACTGAGAGAAAGGCTGTTCGCTGAGGACACTGAGCAGAGcgcacactga